The following proteins come from a genomic window of Brevibacillus antibioticus:
- a CDS encoding DUF952 domain-containing protein, which yields MQDSIIYCMVPKAYWEKWMDKDHYLPRDYEQEGFIHATKGDELLEKVANRVYAQFDEELYVLVVDETKTTSEVKYEAAKDGLLYPHIYGPLNKDAIVDTKQMNRIDGQWRLGTSIR from the coding sequence ATGCAAGACTCTATCATTTACTGCATGGTACCAAAAGCATATTGGGAAAAGTGGATGGATAAGGATCATTACTTACCGCGCGATTACGAGCAGGAGGGCTTTATTCACGCGACAAAAGGGGACGAGCTGCTTGAAAAGGTAGCAAACCGCGTCTACGCACAGTTTGACGAGGAGTTGTATGTACTCGTTGTCGATGAAACGAAAACGACTTCGGAAGTCAAATACGAGGCTGCAAAGGATGGATTGCTGTATCCACACATCTATGGACCACTGAATAAAGATGCAATTGTGGATACGAAGCAAATGAATCGGATAGACGGCCAGTGGCGTCTGGGAACGTCCATCCGCTAA
- the tlp gene encoding small acid-soluble spore protein Tlp, whose protein sequence is MAKPDDRSDNAEKLQNMISNTEENIRESEAYLSANAGEISEEERANLEAKNQRREESIEGYRSEIKDESSQA, encoded by the coding sequence ATGGCGAAGCCGGATGACCGTTCTGACAACGCAGAAAAGCTGCAAAACATGATTTCCAATACGGAAGAGAACATTCGTGAGTCCGAAGCTTACCTGTCGGCTAATGCTGGCGAGATTTCCGAGGAGGAAAGAGCAAACCTCGAAGCGAAAAATCAGCGTCGTGAAGAAAGCATCGAGGGATATCGCTCGGAAATCAAGGATGAATCTTCGCAGGCATAA
- the mnmA gene encoding tRNA 2-thiouridine(34) synthase MnmA: MKRPEDTRVVVGMSGGVDSSVTAYLLKQQGYDVIGIFMKNWDDTDEFGHCTAEEDFQDVRRVCEQIGIPYYTVNFEKEYMDKVFQYFLDEYKRGRTPNPDVMCNREIKFGELLAKVMDLGADYIATGHYAQVKYIDGEYKLIRGADNNKDQTYFLNVLGQEQLSKTMFPIGHLPKPQVREIAEKAGLYTAKKKDSTGICFIGERNFRDFLQNYLPAKPGNIETVDGAVIGTHDGLMYYTLGQRQGLGIGGGHGTSGEPWFVVDKDLERNVLIVGEGSNHIRLYSKSLLATNVSWVSEKKPSETFTCTAKFRYRQPDQGVTVHLLEDGNVEVVFDQPQKAVTPGQAVVFYDGEFCLGGGTIDKVRFVDKEN, translated from the coding sequence ATGAAGCGACCAGAAGATACACGCGTCGTTGTCGGTATGTCCGGCGGAGTCGACTCCTCCGTGACGGCTTACCTGCTTAAGCAACAGGGATATGACGTCATCGGCATCTTCATGAAAAACTGGGATGATACCGATGAATTCGGCCACTGCACGGCGGAAGAAGACTTCCAGGATGTCCGGCGCGTCTGTGAACAGATCGGCATTCCATATTACACGGTAAACTTTGAAAAAGAATACATGGACAAAGTATTCCAGTATTTTTTGGATGAATATAAAAGGGGACGTACACCGAATCCGGATGTTATGTGCAACCGTGAAATCAAGTTCGGTGAGCTTCTTGCCAAGGTCATGGATTTAGGGGCGGATTATATTGCTACCGGCCATTACGCGCAGGTCAAGTACATCGACGGTGAGTACAAGCTGATTCGTGGTGCGGACAACAACAAGGACCAGACTTACTTCTTGAATGTATTGGGCCAAGAACAGCTTTCCAAAACGATGTTCCCGATTGGTCATCTCCCAAAGCCTCAAGTAAGGGAGATCGCAGAGAAAGCAGGACTCTATACAGCGAAAAAGAAGGACAGTACAGGGATCTGCTTTATTGGGGAGCGCAACTTCCGCGATTTCCTGCAAAACTATTTGCCTGCCAAACCAGGAAATATCGAGACGGTTGATGGAGCTGTCATCGGTACGCACGACGGACTGATGTACTATACATTGGGTCAACGACAAGGCTTAGGGATAGGCGGCGGTCATGGCACGAGCGGAGAGCCTTGGTTTGTTGTAGACAAAGATCTGGAACGGAATGTCCTGATCGTCGGCGAAGGCTCTAATCATATCCGTCTGTACTCGAAGAGTCTCTTGGCGACCAACGTGAGCTGGGTGAGTGAAAAGAAGCCTTCCGAAACGTTTACTTGTACTGCGAAATTCCGTTATCGCCAGCCAGATCAGGGAGTAACTGTTCACCTGCTAGAGGATGGCAACGTCGAAGTTGTATTTGATCAGCCGCAAAAAGCAGTGACACCTGGTCAGGCTGTCGTCTTCTACGATGGGGAATTCTGTTTGGGTGGCGGAACGATTGACAAGGTACGCTTCGTCGATAAAGAGAACTAA
- a CDS encoding ACT domain-containing protein, producing MTQHAGLRELAELIRRLEPELAGAQLSILAHENKEEIATLLVEGLGTKVPVQHSSGEYANHLAILRVGANKYTFAQDWREVYISEINYCACRIPPGAHGLLVHHIDYPGVIYDVSRKLADHQINVSKLNVSREQKGKNALLISVTDEEITPTIVSAIEELPQITKVLSLQ from the coding sequence ATGACCCAACATGCTGGACTGCGTGAGCTGGCTGAACTGATTCGAAGACTCGAGCCAGAGTTAGCGGGTGCACAATTAAGTATACTTGCTCATGAAAATAAAGAGGAAATCGCAACACTGCTAGTGGAAGGACTCGGGACGAAGGTTCCTGTCCAACATAGCTCCGGCGAATATGCGAATCATTTGGCGATTTTGCGTGTAGGAGCGAACAAGTACACCTTTGCCCAAGATTGGAGAGAAGTGTACATCAGTGAAATCAATTACTGCGCGTGTCGCATACCTCCAGGGGCCCATGGATTGTTGGTTCACCATATCGATTATCCAGGCGTGATTTATGATGTCTCACGAAAACTAGCCGATCATCAAATCAACGTTTCCAAATTGAATGTATCGCGCGAACAAAAAGGGAAGAATGCCCTGCTGATCTCTGTGACTGATGAAGAGATTACACCGACGATTGTCTCTGCCATCGAAGAGCTGCCCCAAATCACCAAAGTGTTATCTCTACAGTAA
- a CDS encoding alpha/beta hydrolase: MKSTDYQPVVIPRSYSKIMTYQERDYHIFVSIPADPPPESGFPVIYLLDGNSVFATMTEAIRIQSRGPKRTGVYPAIVVGIGYPTDDPYHPARFNDYTHEVPASELPGSPKGAEWPQMGGAEQFLTFLEEELKPSIENDFPIDRTQQAILGHSLGGLFVLHVLLSRPHAFQRYIAGSPSIHWNESVLLAKESQLPSLLTDDLDVHALLTIGELENDGRFLVKEKSLAMIERLSSMGKGQIKASFKEFANENHSSVLPVFISQGLRFATKKTARY, translated from the coding sequence ATGAAAAGCACCGACTATCAACCTGTCGTCATTCCTCGTTCTTACAGTAAAATCATGACGTATCAAGAGCGTGACTATCACATTTTCGTAAGTATACCTGCCGATCCCCCTCCGGAATCAGGCTTTCCCGTCATATATTTGCTAGATGGCAACTCTGTTTTTGCCACTATGACCGAAGCGATACGGATACAATCACGTGGCCCCAAACGAACTGGGGTGTATCCTGCTATCGTCGTCGGGATTGGCTATCCAACAGACGATCCATACCATCCTGCCCGTTTCAATGATTACACGCATGAAGTTCCCGCCTCAGAGCTTCCTGGCAGCCCAAAAGGAGCCGAGTGGCCACAAATGGGGGGAGCGGAGCAGTTCCTCACCTTTTTAGAGGAGGAGCTCAAGCCTAGCATCGAAAACGACTTCCCCATCGATCGGACGCAGCAAGCGATTTTGGGACATTCGCTAGGCGGCTTATTTGTCTTGCATGTGCTTCTGTCGAGACCACACGCATTCCAGCGGTATATTGCCGGTAGCCCCTCTATCCACTGGAATGAGAGCGTGCTGCTTGCGAAGGAGAGTCAATTGCCGAGCCTGCTGACAGATGACCTCGACGTCCATGCGCTCCTGACGATCGGCGAGTTGGAAAACGATGGGCGATTCTTGGTCAAAGAAAAATCGCTGGCGATGATCGAACGATTGTCCTCCATGGGTAAGGGCCAAATCAAGGCTTCCTTTAAGGAATTTGCCAACGAAAATCACTCGTCTGTTTTGCCAGTCTTCATTAGTCAAGGACTCAGATTCGCCACAAAAAAAACTGCCCGCTACTAG
- the nrdI gene encoding class Ib ribonucleoside-diphosphate reductase assembly flavoprotein NrdI, with the protein MLIAYDSKTGNVRRFVNKINLPHVEIDQDMVLDEPFILITYTTGFGQVPEKVATFLKRNHVHLRGVSASGNRNWGTSFAKSADTIASQYGVPVISKFELSGTGRDVEQFTSGVAAIAAY; encoded by the coding sequence ATGCTAATCGCTTATGATTCAAAAACAGGAAACGTCCGAAGATTCGTCAACAAAATAAATTTGCCACATGTGGAAATTGATCAAGATATGGTGCTGGACGAGCCATTCATTTTGATCACATACACGACGGGATTCGGACAAGTGCCGGAGAAGGTGGCGACGTTCCTGAAGCGAAATCATGTCCATCTGCGCGGAGTATCCGCCAGCGGTAACCGCAACTGGGGAACCAGCTTTGCCAAAAGCGCGGATACGATCGCGAGCCAATATGGTGTTCCGGTGATTTCTAAGTTTGAACTGTCCGGTACCGGCCGTGACGTGGAACAATTTACGAGTGGGGTGGCAGCAATTGCGGCATATTGA
- the nrdE gene encoding class 1b ribonucleoside-diphosphate reductase subunit alpha, whose amino-acid sequence MRHIELNNELMQRGNDGFYQLEKDREAVAVFMEEVQSNTMTFGSVKERMDYLIENDFYENVYETYTVEQVDEVFRLAYDVDFQFASYMAISKFYKDYALKTNDKSMYLEQYPDRVAVVALSLGQGDFELAKRLTVSMMDQRLQPATPTFLNAGKSRRGEMVSCFLLEMDDSLNSINFILGTCMQLSKIGGGVAVNLSKLRGRGEPIKGVEGAAKGVMPVLKLLEDAFSYADQMGQRKGSGAAYYNIFGWDINEFLDCKKINADEKARIKTLSIGLIVPNVFYKLAEENKPLTVFAPYSVYKEYGVHLDDMDLDDMYEELLANDRVKKKTVMSAREMLTKIAMIQMESGYPYIMNKTNANNNHALKDLGSVKMSNLCTEIFQLQETSTITNYGEMDIIRRDISCNLASLNIVNVMERKMVRESVHEGIEAITAVSDMTRVENAPGVQKANSELHSVGLGAMNLNGYLAKNRIAYESEEAKDFARTFFMMMNFYSLEKSMEIAKETGKTFLGFEQSEYAKGTYFNKYMTNDYSPRTEKAKLLFEGMHIPTPADWAELQQKVQKYGVYHAYRLAIAPTQSISYIQNATSSVMPIVEHIETRTYANSTTYYPMPYLSQENYFYYKSAYVIDQFKVIDLIAEIQEHIDQGISTVLHVNSNISTRELARYYIYAAKKGLKSLYYTRTKHLTVEECISCAI is encoded by the coding sequence TTGCGGCATATTGAATTGAACAACGAACTGATGCAGCGTGGCAATGACGGATTTTATCAACTGGAAAAGGATCGGGAAGCGGTTGCGGTCTTCATGGAAGAAGTGCAGTCCAACACGATGACTTTTGGCAGTGTCAAAGAACGCATGGACTATTTGATCGAGAATGACTTCTATGAAAACGTCTATGAAACATACACGGTTGAGCAGGTTGATGAAGTTTTCCGTTTGGCCTATGACGTCGATTTTCAATTTGCTTCGTATATGGCTATCTCCAAATTTTATAAAGATTACGCTTTGAAAACGAACGATAAATCGATGTACTTGGAGCAGTATCCAGACCGGGTGGCCGTTGTGGCACTGTCCCTTGGACAGGGTGACTTTGAGCTCGCCAAGCGTTTAACGGTCTCCATGATGGATCAACGCCTGCAGCCGGCGACGCCAACCTTCCTGAACGCAGGCAAAAGCCGCAGGGGAGAAATGGTTTCCTGCTTCTTGCTCGAAATGGATGATTCACTGAATTCCATCAACTTTATTTTGGGAACTTGTATGCAGCTATCCAAAATTGGCGGCGGTGTAGCCGTGAACCTGTCCAAGCTTCGCGGACGAGGAGAGCCGATCAAAGGCGTCGAGGGCGCGGCAAAAGGTGTCATGCCGGTTCTCAAGCTGTTGGAAGATGCGTTTTCCTACGCAGATCAAATGGGGCAACGCAAAGGGTCAGGTGCAGCGTACTACAACATCTTTGGCTGGGATATCAACGAGTTTCTCGATTGCAAAAAAATCAATGCCGATGAAAAAGCACGCATCAAAACATTGTCCATCGGCCTAATCGTACCAAACGTGTTCTACAAGCTGGCTGAAGAAAACAAGCCACTGACTGTGTTTGCTCCATACTCCGTGTACAAAGAATACGGTGTGCATCTGGATGATATGGACCTCGATGACATGTACGAGGAGCTCTTGGCAAACGATCGCGTCAAGAAAAAGACCGTGATGAGCGCACGAGAGATGTTGACGAAAATCGCGATGATCCAAATGGAATCGGGCTATCCGTACATCATGAACAAAACGAATGCGAACAACAACCATGCCCTAAAAGATCTCGGTTCGGTGAAAATGTCCAACCTATGCACGGAAATCTTCCAGCTGCAGGAGACTTCGACGATCACCAATTACGGCGAGATGGATATCATCCGTCGCGATATTAGCTGCAATCTGGCATCACTCAATATCGTCAACGTGATGGAACGCAAAATGGTCCGTGAATCCGTCCACGAAGGAATCGAAGCGATTACTGCCGTAAGTGACATGACCCGTGTAGAAAACGCTCCGGGCGTTCAAAAAGCAAACAGTGAGCTGCACTCAGTAGGGCTCGGTGCGATGAATTTGAACGGTTATCTGGCAAAGAACAGAATCGCCTACGAGAGTGAAGAAGCCAAGGATTTCGCTCGTACGTTTTTCATGATGATGAACTTCTACTCCTTGGAAAAAAGCATGGAAATTGCCAAGGAAACAGGCAAGACCTTCTTGGGCTTTGAACAATCGGAATATGCAAAAGGCACTTATTTTAACAAGTACATGACAAACGATTACAGCCCACGGACGGAAAAAGCAAAGCTTCTCTTTGAAGGAATGCACATTCCGACGCCAGCGGATTGGGCGGAACTACAACAAAAGGTGCAAAAGTATGGCGTTTACCATGCGTACCGTTTGGCGATCGCACCAACACAGAGCATTTCCTACATTCAGAATGCAACTTCTAGCGTGATGCCAATCGTCGAGCATATCGAAACGAGAACGTATGCCAACTCTACGACGTACTACCCGATGCCGTACTTGTCGCAGGAAAACTATTTCTACTACAAATCGGCGTATGTGATCGATCAATTCAAAGTGATTGATCTGATTGCCGAAATTCAAGAGCACATCGACCAAGGAATTTCGACTGTACTGCACGTGAACAGCAACATTTCAACCAGAGAACTAGCTCGCTACTACATTTACGCAGCGAAAAAAGGTCTGAAGTCACTCTACTATACGCGTACGAAGCATTTGACCGTAGAAGAGTGCATTAGCTGCGCGATTTAG
- the nrdF gene encoding class 1b ribonucleoside-diphosphate reductase subunit beta — MKAVNWNRPDDDFTMTFWNQNIMQFWTDDEIPLSDDKMAWMELSATERETYKKVLGGLTLLDTVQGGVGMPKIMEHVDGLQRKAVLAFMGMMEQIHAKSYSSIFTTLASTEEIDGIFSWVENNPHLQKKAALISKRYHEIEKPKDLYMAMVASVFLESYLFYSGFFYPLYLAGQGKMTSSGEIIDLIVRDESIHGLYVGVLAQEVYQGLSVVEQTAAKEELYALLHELQENEEAYTTSLYTEIGLADEVHAYVRYNANKALMNLGLDPLFPEEEVNPIVLNGIRTQTKQHDFFSKKGNGYVRTLNVEPLTDDDFIF; from the coding sequence ATGAAAGCAGTCAATTGGAACAGGCCGGACGACGATTTTACGATGACGTTTTGGAATCAAAACATCATGCAGTTTTGGACGGATGATGAGATTCCGCTGTCAGATGACAAGATGGCCTGGATGGAGCTCAGTGCGACTGAACGGGAAACGTATAAAAAGGTATTGGGCGGTCTCACCTTGCTGGATACGGTTCAGGGTGGAGTAGGGATGCCGAAGATCATGGAGCATGTTGATGGACTACAAAGAAAAGCGGTTCTCGCCTTCATGGGCATGATGGAGCAAATCCATGCCAAATCGTACAGCAGTATCTTTACAACGCTGGCATCGACAGAAGAGATTGATGGTATTTTTTCGTGGGTAGAAAACAATCCACATCTGCAAAAGAAAGCGGCCCTCATCTCTAAACGCTATCATGAAATCGAGAAACCGAAAGACTTGTACATGGCGATGGTAGCGTCCGTCTTCCTGGAAAGCTATTTGTTTTACAGCGGCTTCTTCTATCCGCTCTATTTGGCGGGGCAAGGAAAGATGACAAGCAGCGGGGAAATTATCGACCTGATTGTTCGCGACGAGAGCATCCACGGACTCTATGTTGGCGTTCTCGCGCAAGAAGTCTATCAAGGTCTGAGTGTGGTCGAGCAGACCGCAGCAAAAGAGGAGCTGTATGCCCTTTTGCATGAGCTGCAAGAAAATGAAGAGGCCTATACGACCTCGTTGTATACGGAAATCGGATTGGCTGACGAGGTTCATGCTTACGTGCGCTACAACGCGAACAAAGCATTGATGAATCTGGGGCTGGACCCGCTATTCCCGGAGGAAGAAGTGAACCCGATCGTGCTGAACGGCATTCGCACACAGACGAAGCAGCATGACTTCTTCTCGAAAAAAGGAAATGGTTATGTCCGTACGTTAAACGTAGAGCCGTTGACCGATGATGATTTTATATTTTAG
- the metE gene encoding 5-methyltetrahydropteroyltriglutamate--homocysteine S-methyltransferase, whose product MKSSNLGYPRIGKNREWKKALEAFWAGTIDEASLVQQMEQIRHQNLLRQQEKGVELIPVGDFTYYDHMLDMAVMFGMVPKRYEYEGGPVSLATYFAMARGSKEAVASEMTKWFNTNYHYIVPEFGERQPAITENKPLQAYLEAKEKFGIIGKPVIVGPYSFVKLSKGYEKNEFENIVDQLVPLYIDILRELELHGVEWVQIDEPAFVLDVSEHDRAIIKRIYAQIGQALSHLQCMLQTYFEAVDWYEELVSLPVKGIGLDFVHGVKRNLTNLKRHGFPADKILAAGVIGGRNIWRASIEEKWELVKEITEIVPLEKLWLQPSSSLLHVPVTVEAESDLPEEVMPALAFSDEKLGEVQLLVQGFRYGKYVISKEIAQNEADLLKLALSPARNRQEVKDALRQIAAAKLERSVPYLERREIQQNTWKLPLLPTTTIGSFPQTAEVRQARQQFKKGNWTVEQYDGFIQTQIKEWIDIQEELGLDVLVHGEFERTDMVEYFGEKLDGFLFTKNGWVQSYGSRCVKPPIIYGDVEFVAPMTVKESVYAKSLTAKPMKGMLTGPATILNWSFSRVDVSRQEVCEQIALALRKEVEALEEAGILMIQVDEPALREGLPLKKEEQAAYLEWAVRAFRLATSTVAPSTQIHTHMCYCEFHDFMDVISELDADVISIETSRSHGELVSVFETGTYDKGIGLGVYDIHSPRIPAVSEMEDMVARGVQVLPPDQFWINPDCGLKTRGREETVQSLRNMVEATKAIRIRLTAQ is encoded by the coding sequence ATGAAAAGCAGCAATTTGGGATATCCACGGATCGGGAAGAACCGCGAGTGGAAAAAGGCATTAGAAGCATTTTGGGCAGGCACTATCGATGAGGCAAGCCTGGTACAGCAAATGGAGCAAATCCGTCACCAAAACCTGTTGCGTCAGCAGGAAAAAGGGGTCGAGCTGATCCCTGTGGGTGACTTTACGTACTACGATCATATGCTGGATATGGCAGTGATGTTTGGAATGGTCCCCAAGCGTTATGAATACGAGGGAGGCCCGGTTTCATTAGCCACATACTTCGCCATGGCTCGCGGTTCGAAGGAAGCTGTCGCCAGCGAAATGACGAAATGGTTTAACACGAACTATCATTATATCGTCCCGGAGTTCGGTGAACGACAACCAGCCATAACCGAGAACAAGCCTCTTCAGGCCTATTTGGAGGCCAAAGAAAAGTTTGGCATCATCGGAAAGCCTGTCATTGTAGGCCCGTATTCATTTGTCAAATTGTCTAAAGGATATGAAAAAAACGAATTTGAAAACATCGTGGATCAACTCGTACCGCTCTACATTGACATTCTCCGGGAGTTGGAGCTGCACGGCGTGGAATGGGTGCAAATCGATGAGCCTGCATTTGTGCTGGATGTGTCGGAGCATGATCGCGCCATTATCAAACGTATCTATGCGCAAATCGGTCAAGCACTATCGCATCTACAATGCATGCTGCAAACCTATTTTGAAGCGGTGGATTGGTACGAGGAGCTGGTCTCCTTACCAGTAAAAGGAATCGGCCTTGATTTTGTACACGGAGTGAAGCGTAATCTGACCAATCTGAAAAGACACGGGTTTCCAGCAGACAAGATTCTCGCAGCGGGAGTCATCGGCGGCCGAAACATATGGCGTGCGTCTATTGAGGAGAAATGGGAGCTGGTCAAAGAAATTACCGAGATCGTTCCACTCGAAAAGCTGTGGTTGCAGCCGTCCAGTAGTTTGTTGCATGTACCTGTAACGGTTGAAGCAGAGAGCGACTTGCCAGAGGAAGTCATGCCCGCATTGGCGTTTTCCGACGAAAAGCTGGGGGAAGTACAGCTCTTAGTCCAAGGATTCCGATATGGTAAGTATGTCATTTCGAAAGAGATCGCTCAAAATGAAGCGGACTTGCTGAAGCTGGCATTATCTCCTGCGAGGAATCGTCAAGAAGTGAAGGATGCTTTACGTCAAATCGCTGCTGCAAAACTTGAAAGAAGTGTTCCTTATCTCGAACGCCGAGAGATTCAACAAAATACGTGGAAGTTGCCACTGTTGCCAACTACTACAATCGGAAGCTTCCCGCAGACGGCGGAGGTCCGCCAAGCCCGACAGCAGTTTAAAAAAGGGAACTGGACAGTGGAGCAATACGATGGTTTCATTCAGACGCAAATCAAGGAATGGATCGACATACAAGAAGAGCTCGGTCTGGATGTCCTCGTCCATGGTGAGTTCGAACGAACCGATATGGTTGAGTATTTTGGCGAAAAGCTCGATGGCTTTTTGTTCACGAAAAACGGCTGGGTGCAGTCATATGGCTCGCGCTGCGTGAAGCCACCTATTATTTACGGAGATGTGGAGTTTGTAGCACCGATGACGGTCAAGGAAAGTGTGTATGCAAAATCATTGACCGCCAAACCAATGAAGGGTATGTTAACTGGCCCTGCAACGATTCTGAATTGGTCGTTTTCTCGAGTCGATGTCTCCAGACAAGAAGTGTGCGAACAAATCGCGTTGGCATTGCGAAAAGAAGTAGAAGCCTTGGAAGAAGCGGGGATTCTCATGATTCAAGTCGATGAACCAGCGCTGCGCGAAGGACTTCCGCTCAAAAAAGAAGAGCAGGCAGCTTATCTCGAGTGGGCTGTCAGAGCGTTTCGTCTAGCGACCTCCACCGTTGCGCCGAGCACCCAGATTCATACACATATGTGCTATTGCGAATTCCATGATTTTATGGATGTCATCAGCGAACTCGATGCCGATGTGATTTCGATTGAAACTTCCCGCAGCCACGGAGAGCTCGTGTCTGTGTTCGAAACAGGTACGTATGACAAAGGCATCGGGCTTGGCGTATACGACATCCATAGCCCTCGAATTCCAGCTGTCTCTGAAATGGAAGATATGGTAGCACGAGGTGTACAAGTACTTCCACCCGATCAATTCTGGATTAACCCGGATTGCGGGCTGAAGACGAGAGGGAGAGAAGAAACCGTTCAGTCATTACGAAACATGGTTGAGGCAACGAAGGCGATTCGAATTCGTTTGACAGCCCAGTAG
- a CDS encoding acyl-CoA thioesterase — MRGPSQMMTDARPIQQSRTFLTDLVLPPDTNHHHTIFGGKVMAYVDKIACIAAMRHCRMPVVTASSDSFDFLAPIKTGEAINLEAYVTWTHKTSMEVFVRVEAENLLTGEKRMTARAYLTMIALDDHGKPTIVPGVIPDTEEERIQYEKAKERHVLRRKRKVEM; from the coding sequence ATGAGAGGACCCTCACAAATGATGACAGATGCACGGCCGATCCAACAATCGAGAACCTTCTTGACTGATCTCGTCTTGCCACCGGATACCAATCACCACCATACTATTTTCGGTGGGAAAGTCATGGCATACGTAGATAAAATCGCCTGCATCGCAGCAATGCGACATTGCCGTATGCCTGTTGTCACTGCGTCCAGCGATTCCTTCGATTTTCTCGCGCCAATCAAGACAGGGGAAGCGATCAACCTGGAGGCATATGTCACCTGGACCCATAAGACATCGATGGAAGTATTCGTGAGAGTGGAAGCGGAGAACTTGTTGACCGGGGAAAAGCGCATGACAGCACGCGCGTATCTGACGATGATTGCCCTCGACGATCATGGAAAGCCGACAATCGTACCTGGTGTCATTCCTGATACAGAAGAAGAGCGCATCCAGTATGAAAAAGCGAAGGAACGCCATGTATTGAGAAGGAAGCGGAAGGTAGAGATGTAA
- a CDS encoding SgcJ/EcaC family oxidoreductase, translating to MQKTTSENAIHTLYEQLITGWNDRSATGMSTPFATEGELIGFDGSQIIGRDEIFSHLDEIFSHHQTPPFVYKIRSVRLLSEEVGIVRAIAGMIPPGKSKLDPTLNTHQTLVAVKQGDKWEVTLFQNTPAQFHGRPKLVQQFTEELRQGML from the coding sequence ATGCAAAAAACAACAAGCGAAAATGCGATCCACACCCTTTATGAGCAACTCATCACAGGCTGGAATGATCGCAGTGCTACCGGTATGTCCACTCCTTTTGCGACAGAAGGTGAATTGATTGGCTTTGATGGCAGTCAGATCATTGGGCGTGACGAGATTTTCAGTCATCTCGACGAAATCTTCTCCCATCATCAAACACCTCCCTTTGTTTATAAAATCCGGTCGGTACGGTTGTTGAGCGAAGAAGTTGGTATCGTCCGAGCAATAGCAGGCATGATTCCACCAGGAAAAAGCAAGCTGGACCCCACATTAAATACGCATCAGACGCTCGTAGCCGTAAAGCAAGGAGATAAATGGGAAGTCACACTTTTTCAAAATACCCCTGCTCAGTTCCACGGTAGACCCAAGCTAGTCCAGCAGTTTACAGAAGAGCTACGGCAAGGGATGCTCTAA
- a CDS encoding 4Fe-4S single cluster domain-containing protein, with protein sequence MSPTLRIHEICNHSRVNGPGVRAVVWVQGCSIGCKGCFNPETHPDHQVGTLLDPQKLGRDLGHLKIDGITVSGGEPLDQAEQLVDMVEAFRKIHTGTALLYSGYTVESIVKSDVKRKALLQFDAALVGPYLHQSDEIWHGKKLLLLTGRISPDELKPQRRVELIANTESIHVTGFPTERMKNKIQILL encoded by the coding sequence TTGTCACCGACATTGCGAATACATGAGATATGTAATCACAGCAGAGTAAATGGACCCGGGGTGAGAGCGGTCGTCTGGGTGCAAGGTTGCTCCATAGGGTGTAAAGGGTGCTTTAATCCAGAGACGCATCCCGATCATCAAGTAGGCACATTGCTCGACCCGCAAAAACTCGGAAGAGACCTTGGTCACTTGAAGATTGACGGTATAACCGTTTCTGGTGGGGAACCACTTGATCAAGCGGAACAACTGGTGGATATGGTTGAAGCATTTCGAAAAATTCATACCGGCACAGCACTTCTCTACTCAGGCTATACGGTAGAGAGTATAGTAAAAAGCGATGTCAAAAGAAAAGCATTGCTCCAATTTGATGCGGCATTAGTCGGACCTTATCTTCATCAATCAGATGAGATTTGGCATGGGAAGAAGCTGCTTTTGCTCACAGGTCGTATCTCTCCTGATGAGTTAAAGCCACAGAGAAGAGTGGAACTCATAGCAAATACAGAATCCATTCATGTTACTGGATTTCCTACTGAACGTATGAAAAACAAGATACAAATTTTGCTGTAA